The Carassius carassius chromosome 2, fCarCar2.1, whole genome shotgun sequence genome has a segment encoding these proteins:
- the LOC132098675 gene encoding neuritin-like protein, with translation MHLLLIISFCLSICSSVLSAAVIHPCSSVYRGFAECLVTLGDSVSSKTDNPQDINSICKSWDAFQVCVSGVLLSCRGDAAEIWESLRAESRKTAFAGNLYDMCAGRTEAATATATTPLVPNTDQTNQETLKGLAHSVSHSVSKELLQICLSLLLLLL, from the exons GTATCTGTTCTTCTGTGCTGAGTGCAGCAGTAATACATCCATGTAGTTCTGTATACAGAGGCTTTGCTGAGTGTCTGGTCACTTTGGGTGATAGTGTAAGCTCCAAGACTGATAACCCACAGGACATCAACTCCATTTGCAA GTCATGGGATGCTTTCCAGGTGTGTGTGAGTGGTGTCTTGTTGAGCTGCCGAGGTGATGCAGCAGAAATTTGGGAATCTTTGAGGGCGGAGTCCCGGAAAACAGCGTTTGCTGGTAACCTCTACGACATGTGTGCTGGTCGTACTGAAGCTGCAACTGCAACTGCAACCACACCTCTGGTTCCCAACACTGACCAAACCAACCAGGAAACACTCAAAGGACTCGCTCATTCTGTTAGCCACTCAGTCAGTAAAGAGCTGCTCCAGATATGCCTCTCTCTTCTCCTGCTGCTTTTGTAA